The DNA sequence TATGGCTTTTAGAAGAAGGAAACTGTTTGAGAACACAATTTGAAAATATTTGTGAATTAAAAGAAAACACGGTAAAGCCTAAAAATCTGGAGTTTGTGGCTTCTAATATTAATACGTTAGTTCAGCTTGTAGATAAATTAGGTGGAATTAGTATTTTGCCGGAACTTGCGGTAGAGCAGTTAACCGATCAGCAAAAACAAAAAGTAAAAAGATTTAGAGCACCTTTCCCTTATCGTGAGATTTCTGTGATTTATTATAAACCGACTTACAAGCAGAAGATCTTAGATGAGTTGATTGAATTTATTTCATCGTCGTTGAAGAATAAACTTAATTTTAATAAAAGCCCGGAAGAATTTGTTGGAGTAAAACCACAATAGTTTTTAACTTCAAAATAAATTTTGTGCTTTAATAAATAGTATCTAAATTTGCATCAATAATTTACGAGAGGAAAAATTTGTACTGATTGCAACCTCATTAAAAAATGCTAAAACCGAATTTCTCTTTTAGTTCCTATTGCAATCACCCATTTTTCTTCTATTTTTTTAATTAAAAAAACAATAGAAATATGTCTTATTTATTTACCTCTGAGTCGGTATCCGAAGGACACCCAGATAAAGTGGCTGATCAAATATCTGATGCCTTAATTGATAATTTCCTGGCGAATGATCCCACGTCAAAAGTAGCGTGTGAAACATTGGTAACAACCGGACAAGTAGTTTTGGCAGGTGAAGTAAAGTCGAGCGCTTACCTTGATGTTCAGGATATTGCCCGAAGAGTAATTAATGGAATTGGCTATACTAAAGGAGAATACATGTTTGCTGGTGATTCTTGTGGAGTTATTTCTGCGATTCACGAACAGTCTTCTAATATTAATCAAGGAGTAGATCGCGCTCATGAAAATGACGATTTCGAAACGAAAGCCAACTTACAAGGAGCGGGAGATCAGGGAATGATGTTTGGTTACGCAACCAATGAAACTGCGAACTACATGCCATTGGCATTAGATCTTGCTCACACAATCCTGAAAGAATTAGCGGTTTTAAGAAGAGAAAGTGACGCTGTGAAATATCTTCGTCCAGATGCTAAATCGCAGGTAACAATCGAATATTCTGATGATCACAAACCGGTTAGAATTGATTCTATCGTAGTTTCTACGCAGCATGATGATTTTGGAAGTGACGAAGCGATGTCAGCAAAAATAGAAAAAGACATGATTGAGATTTTGATTCCGAAAGTGAGAGCAAAACAATCGAAAGAAATTCAAGATCTTTTTAACGATAAAATTAAATACCATATCAATCCAACAGGTAAATTTGTAATCGGTGGTCCACACGGAGATACAGGTTTAACTGGTAGAAAAATCATCGTAGATACTTACGGTGGAAAAGGAGCTCACGGTGGTGGTGCTTTCTCTGGAAAAGATCCATCAAAAGTAGATAGAAGTGCAGCTTATGCTGTTCGTCACATGGCGAAAAATTTAGTTGCTGCAGGAGTTGCAGATGAGATTTTGGTACAGGTTTCTTACGCAATCGGTGTTGCAGAACCTTGTGGTTTATATGTTAACACTTATGGAACTTCAAAACTAGGTTTACACGACGGAGAAATCGCGGAAAGAGTACAGAAGATTTTCGATTTAAGACCTTATGCGATTGAGCAAAACTTGAAATTGAGAAATCCAATTTATCAGGAAACTGCTTCTTATGGACATATGGGAAGAGAACCTTATGTTGCTGATAAAACCTTTAGAAGAGCAAATGGAGAAGAGTTTACCGTTAAGGATTTAGAATTCTTTACTTGGGAGAAACTCGATAAGGTTGAGGAAATAAAGAAAGAATTTAATCTTTAGAAAATATATAGAACTGCTTTTTCAGAAATGTTAAAGCAGTTTTTTTTACCTTTATCCCCAATAAAATAAACAATGATGAACAAGAGATTCGTTTTTTCAATCGCATTACTTCTATTATTTTTCGGATTTTCGAAAGCGCAACTTACGGTTCATAAAATGGTTCACGTAGGTTATGTTTATCAGAATCAAAGTTTTGCTGAGGTAGGAGGGAGATTGCTTTTTCTGAACAATGACGATTTTATTTACAGATTAGGAGTTGCTGGAATGATGGGAAGTGTTAATGGGAAATTTGCAATTATACCTAAAGTTCAGGGAGATATTTTATTTAATACGGAACGGAATGTTGATTTATACCATTCTTATTATTTTTTAGCAGGAGCGGAAGCAACCACTAAATATATCGCACCAAAAGCCGGAGTCACTTTATTTGGGATAATTGACTTGACAGGAGGTTACGCTTTCCCGATAGATAAGTCCGGAATTAATGGAAAAGAACTGAAAGGACTCAATTTTAATTTTACGATAAATCTACCATTAGTCATGCTTCACGATTTATTGAAGAAATAATTTTGTATTTTTTTGTTAATTAGTTAACAAAGTATTAACTTTTTTACTATTTTAGCCACTCACAATAAAGCCAATTTTATAGATTATATATCTCTATTAGTTTTTTAATATTTCAAGTTTTCAAGCCTAAATTTAATGGGCCACAAAATCTTGGATGCAAATATAGAAGAGAGTTATGATTAATAATACAGATAGTTGGCTGATCTCGAATTTCAAAAATGGTGACGAAAAAGCGCTCGCCGTACTCATTGAAAGGCATCAGAAAGAAATTTTCACCTTCATTTTTTATAAATTAATGGATGAAACCTTGGCGAATGATATTTTCCAGGATACTTTCATGAAAATTATTGTTACCCTAAAAGAAGGTCGTTATAATGAAGAAGGAAAATTTGTGCTTTGGGCAAAACGCATCGCTCATAATCTGGTAATCGATCATTTCAGGTTAAAAGCAAAACATAATAAAGTCTCAGAAACATCTTATGATAATGAAGAGTTCTCAATTTTCGACTTAATTTCTGGTCAAGAAGAAAATATTGAAGAACAATTAATCAGCAGGCAAATTCAGGAAGATTTGATGAAAATGCTTGATTATTTGCCAGAAAATCAACAGGAAGTAATTAGACTGCGATTCTTTGATGGATTGTCTTTTAAAGAGATTGCAGATCAAACTGATTCCAGCATCAATACAACATTGGGAAGAGTACGTTATGCGTTGATCAACTTGAGAAAAATTATGGATGAACATCAAATTGTTTTGACCAGATAATAAAATGGGAATGTTTTCGTTTTTAGTTAAACTTTTCGCGTATGAAAAAATTTGACACTTTAAAAGAAAAACGATTGACACCAAAGAAACAAACCATTGAATTTTTACTCAGTTATTCCCAGAGTATTGCAGTAGTAAAATTGAAATCAAAAATCCATATTGTTTCTAAGAACTAATCTTAATTTACTTAAATTTGTGCTGTATGAAAATTCAGCACATTTTTTTTGACCTCGATAATACACTTTGGGATCACCGCGGAAACGCTTATTTAACTTTAAAAGAAATTTTTAAAAGACAAAAGGTTCACGACAAATATAATTTAGATTTTGAAGACTTTCATCGGGAATATTTTACCATTAATGAAAGACTTTGGGAACAAATTCGTGATGGAGAAATCGATAAAGAATATTTGAGGAAACACCGATTCTACGATTCTTTTCTCTTCTTCGGAGTTGATGATTTCGAATTGTCTCAAACTTTCGAACATAATTTCCTGGACGAAATTCTGAACTATAATGATTTGGTAGAAGGAGCATTTGAAGTTCTGGAATATCTTTACGACAAGGGTTATAAACTGCATATTCTTTCAAATGGATTTAAAGAAGTTACGCATAAAAAATGTGAGCTTTCTGGAATCCAAAATTACTTTCAAACCATTACCAGTGCTGATGAAATCAACATCAGAAAACCGCAACCTGAAATTTACGATTATGCATTGAAAAAAGCCAACGCCACGGTTGAAGAATCGATGATGATTGGTGACGACTGGATTGCCGACGTAGAAGGTGGGAAATCCTTTGGTTTAAAGGTTATTTATTTTGATGTCTTCGATGATAAATTTGAAGCGGAAGATGTACAAATCATTAAAAAACTAATTGAGTTAAAAGAACTTTTATAAAAGAAAACCTTTCCGATTTGGAAAGGTTTTTAGTTTGATATTTTGAATTAAACTCCGACACTTTTTCGAACTCGTGCTAAAGTTTCCAAAGCGATTACTTTGGTTTTCGCAGCACCTTCCTGTAGTTTTTCTTCCAGTTCTGGCAGGTTGTTCATATAGTATGTAAAGAGTTCTCTTTCCTTTTCAAATCTGGTCAGAATCAAATTGAGTAATTCTGTTTTTGCATGTCCGTAACCGAAATTTCCGGCTAGATATTTTTGTCTTAAAATTTCAGTTTGTTCAGGGGTTGCAATCAATTCGTATAAAGCAAAAACTTTGTCGGTTGCTGGATCTTTAGGCTCTTCAAGAGATTTCGAATCGGTATCAATTCCCATTACTTGTTTTTTCAATTCCTTTTCTGGTAAGAAAATATTGATAATGTTTCCTCTTGATTTCGACATTTTTTGTCCGTCAGTTCCTGGAACATATTTCGTGTCTTCCTGTAATTCAGCTTGTGGCAGAACGAAAACTTCGCCCATTTGATGATTGAATCTCGCGCCCATATCGCGCGCCATTTCCAAATGCTGCAGCTGATCTTTTCCAACAGGAACTATTTCTGCATCGTACAATAAAATATCCGCAGCCATTAAAACAGGATAGGTAAACAATCCTGCATTAACATCATCTAAACGATCGGCTTTATCTTTAAAAGAATGAGCCAACGTCAACCTTTGATATGGAAAAAAACACGATAAATACCAGGTTAACTCACAAGTTTCAGCAATATCACTTTGTCTGTAGAAAAACGTTTTGTTGGTATCTAAACCACATGCAAGCCAAGCTGCCGCGATTTCATAAGTGTTTTGTTTTAATTCTTCCGCGTTTTTAATCTGTGTTAAAGAGTGCAGGTTTGCAATAAACAAAAAAGATTCGTTTTCTGGTTTTTTAGACAATTCGATAGCGGGAATAATCGCTCCAAGTAAATTTCCTAAGTGCGGTGTTCCCGTTGCTTGTATTCCTGTAAGTATTCTGGACATGTGTTTTGATGTAATTTAAGAGCAAAAATACGAAACAAAGCTAATACTACCAATCGGAGTTTATTAGAAGTTTACTGATCAGAATTAATCAGTTGTTCGATATTGTTTTTTAGAAGTTTATTTCCTTTTTTATTTGAAAGAAAACTTCTCACCAAAAATAAAATTGCAAGCAAAGAAAAACCAAGAATCAGCAATTGATAAATGTTGAATTTTGTGATCGCATTGTTTGTTTTTTCCTGATTTTCAGAAGATTGTATCTTGATGTACCGATTAAGCGATTTCTGATCTTTTTTTTCTTTTTCTTGTTTTAATTTTAAAACCTCATCACTATAAAACTGATATTTCCCCCAATTATTTATAGCTAAATAGTTATTAGCCATTAATTTATAAATGCCTTCATTAAGGACGAGATCTCCAATAGACTTTGCTAAATGATCTGCCTTATCCAATAAACCTAAGGATTCTGTATATTCATGATTAACATATAGATTCTCTGATAAACCTTTTAGAGCGTAGGCTTCAATGCTTTTTGCGTCTGCCAAATGGCCATATTTTATCGCTTCTGTAAAATAAAATTTCCCTTTAGAATTTTGATTTAATTCCATGTAACAATAACCCATATTGTATAAAATGACGCTGATATTCGATGAGTTTGCTTTGGTTTGCGGCAGTTTTTTAAAATATTCAACGGCTTGAGAGAATTTTTCTAAAGCCATTTCTGGATTTGATTGACTTCTGTAAATCATCCCACGAATCATATTATTGAATTCAAAATTATAATTCCTGCTTTTATCATTTGGCGGTAATTTCAGATAAAACTCTTTGGCTTTATCTAAAGTTTCTAATGATTTATCATAAAGCTGCATCTGTTGATATTGCACAGAAACGGTATTTAAAATTCGGATTTTTGTTTTTAGTAAGGCATCAGAATTAATGAGGTTGGTGGTCTTCATAATGAAATACAGCGAGCTGTCGATATCACGTTTTGCAATATACGCCGTGGAAATCATCATGTAAAGATTCGCTACTTTATCGGTGTTTTTTTCGTTCTTTAATAAAGCAGATGCGATTTTGATCGACTCATTTGGGTTTTCATAAAGAATGTCATTTGCTCTTTTTATTTCCGATTTGTCATTTTTTACTTGTGAAGAAAGGGGAATAGACAAGCAAAGTAAAAAGCAGCAGAGTAGGTTGAAAAGTGGTCTCATCTAATTTGTCGTTTGTTTACTTGTTGAATATATTCATTGGGAGACATGCCGGTTACGGATTTGAAAACTACTGTAAATGTACTGTGAGAAGTAAATCCCGCGAATTCTGCTAAATAACTTATTTTATATTGTCGATACGCGAGGTCAGAAGAAATAAGGTGAGCAATGTGGTTAATTTTCAGTTCATTAATATAAGTAGTGAAGTTTTTTCCTTTAAATTTATTAATGACCTCAGAAAGGTATTTGGTGTTCGTTTCTAATTGTGCGGCAAGAAGAGCTAAAGACATATTCTTGGCTAAAAATTGTTCAGACTCTTCAAATTCGTTGAGTTTTTGCAAAAGATGGTCTTCTTTTTCTTTCGGGATGACTAATGCTTTTTTAGTATTGATCTTTTCTGGTTCTGCAATCTTATCTTCCTTTCTTTTTAAGATTGACTTCTGGTTTTCAAAAAACAAAACCTGTTTCTCAAGCATTTTTTTCTTTTGTTTTTCCTGATAGTTGAAAAAGAAGATCGTCGAAATAATTAACAGTGCAATTCCGAGGTAAATGTAGGTCAGCTCTTGTTTTTTAGAAATATAAGTATTGTAGTTTTGTGTTTGAAAGCCTTGACTTAATTTCATAATATTTCGAATAGCTTCTTTTCTGTTCTCTTCTATTATAGTTTGTGAATCATCATGTTTTTTTTGATAATCTTTGTGCTTGTCGTTTTCTTTCAGCGCGAGATAGTTTTTGGCGAGACCGCTGTAAATTTTATTTTTGAGGATTAAAAAATCAGCATTTGAAACCTTTTCCAGCGCTTTTTCCAGTAGTTCTGCGGCGGCGAAGTATTCTTTTTTCTCAAATAAAAGATCTGATTGATTCAAATAAGTAGTCGCTAAAAGATAACTGTTGTTTGGATGGGCTTTTAAAATACTTGCTACTTCTCCGAAATACCTTTCAGCTGTTTTGTAATCTTTTAATTGAGAGTATATTTTCCCAGTAAGAATTTTGTTTTCGCAAAAAGTACTGTAAGAATTGGGGGAAGTAAATCTAATATAATTGTTACTCAGCGCGATATTTTCTAAGGCTTTATCGTAATTTTTAAGAGCAAATAAATTAGAAGCATGCAGCTGGTAAACTTTAGCAGACTTGTAACTCTTGTTATTTTTTGCTTGGCTATAATCTTTTAAAATAGGAGTTACAAGAGTTTCTGATTGCTCATGTAGATTAACATCCTGAAAACACTGTATAACTCCGAGGTTAATGAGCAATTGATCTTTTTGTTGTAAAAGTTCGGGAGCGTTTACATTTTCTAACGCAATTTGTACCGCATCAACATAATTTCCTTTAAAGGAATAGGCTTCTGCAAGAATACTTTTGATGATTAGTTTGTCATAATGTTGATCATCTTTAATATTAATATTCTTGCAAGATCTAATAGCAGCGTCGGGATCTTGATGAAGTTTTTCAATACTTCTTCCAACCATTATTTCGAAGTCACTTTTCTTTTGACCAGATAAAAAAACAGTGCTTATTAAAAAAAGAAATATAAATAGTTGCTCCCACTTCATTTAACAAAAATAATTTATTTTTTATGATATACTATTATTTTGTTATTTATATGTGATTTCGTTATTTTTTATTTAAAAAAGATGATTTATTTAATGGTTTGTTGTCCAATTGGTAAGGATTTCAAATGCTGTAGCTAGGGTAAACGGTGGAAATAGCTTTTTTATAAATGTTGATTATCAGTTGTTTGCGATTTTCAACTTTGTGTTTTCATGAAATGCAAAAGCCATTCGTTAGTAAGTACGTATCAATTGAGATATGTTTGTATAACAAAATAAAATATTAAACTATTATGAAAAAAATTTACTCAACAATGCTTGTGCTCTGCGGTTTAGGATTCGCCAGTTCTCAAGTTTTTAATACTGGTGATTACGCGACAATGGATGATGTGTCAGACACGGGTGTCGCGGTAGGGAATGTGATGAATGTACTGCATGTAATGTGGAATGAAGGAACCGGATTGGTTACTATTGGAGAGGTTACTGGTGATGAGCAAATTTCTGGGACTACCAGTATATCAAAAGATGCAAAGTATGTATCTGGGACAATGGTAAATCCTGATACAGGAAAAAGTGAAATGGCGAGATATAACACGACGACAGGTACATGGACTTATTTAGGAACCATCAATCCTGATGGCGATGGTACTTCGGCTTGGGGAATGACCAGTGATGGATCTGCTATTGTAGGTCTTGGTTTCGTTTCCGGATGGGAAGCTCATGCTATGAAATGGACGCAGGCAACTGGTATAGTTGATTTGGGAAGTACAACGCCTACGAGAAGTTCCCGTGCAAATGCAATTAGTGATGACGGGACGGTAATTGTAGGATGGCAAGATGATGACTATGGAGATCGATTCGCTGTTTATTGGAAAGATAATGTACAATCATTTATACAAAAAGAGAATAGCAGCTTTACTGGTGAGGGCCAGGCGGTGACTCCAGATGGTAATACCATTGTCGGAACGTCAGAGGAAGAAGAGGGCGCTTTCGTTTGGAACGCTGCAGATGGCTATATAAGTATTAAGCACCCAGACCCAATGTATATTGGTGGCGCATCTGGAGTGAGTGATGATGGTAAAACGGTAATCGGCTATTTTAGACCTTGGGGAGCACCTGCAACTTCTGGTGAAGGTTTTATCTGGACAAAAGAAACGGGTAGGATAAATCTTAACGATTACGTTGCAAGCTTAGGTTATGATGATTTAGGGATGACCTTCGCACTTCCATTGGGGATTTCTCCTAACGGTCAATATATCGCTGGTTTAGGGACGAGTGGTAATGGTCTAAGTGGATTTGTTATTAAACTACCAACTAATCTTGCTACAGCAGTTGCTCAAAATAAATCGAAAGTTGGGATTTATCCAAATCCGGTTAAAAATATTGTAACTATTACTAATGCTGATAAATTGACTAATGTAGAAGTTTATAATGCTGCAGGACAAAAAGTTAAGTCTTCTGAAGTTTTGAAAAATAATCAATTAGATCTTTCAGGATTATCAAAAGGTGCTTACATTCTTAAGATTAATAACGCTGGAAAAACTGAAACAATCAAGTTTATTAAGGAATAATTAATCTATGTAAAAGTGAATTATCCGGCACATTTGGAGTTCACTGAAAATATTCATATCAATAAAAAGGGCTTGTACAGTTAGTGTGCAAGCCCTTTTTTCTTTATGTTTTCTAAGCCAACTTTCGACAAGTCAAAATTTTTGGTATTAAAGAGCTACTTTAGATTTAGTCAGTTTTTCGATAATTTTTTTTTGTCGTCGATTCTTTTTCCTTAACTTATAAATGATGATGAATAAAAATGCAAGTAAAACAAACGCAGAGATTACCGCAATCCATTGGTAACCACCATATTCTTTTCGAACTTTAGAATTAATTTCGTGCTGCTCCAAATTCTGAGTGTTCAAATATCTGTTCAGTGATTTTAATTCATTTTGTTCCAATTTTTTTTGGACATCTAAATATTTACTGTTATAATCTTGAAATTTTTTAAAGTCATTAATAGCCAAATTGTTATTTGCTAAAAGTTTAAAGATTCCTTCATTCAAAACCAAATCACCACTTGGTTCGCCAAGTTGCTCTGCTTTGTATAGTGCTCGAAGTGACTCATCATATTGATGCATCAGAAATAAACTTTCGCCTTGACCTTTCAGTGCATAAGCTTCTAAACTATTGGCTTTAAATAGTAAGGCGTATTTTTCAGCGTCTTTAAAATATGAAATTGCTTTTTGAAATTGTGATAAATCAATGAAGCAATTTCCAATATTATAATAGATTATGCTTAAGTTGGCAGAAGATTTTTTATCGAATTTTAGTTTGTGAAAATTTTGGGCTGCTAGTTTAAATTTTTCTAAAGCCAAATCTGGATTCGACTGATTGCGATAGATCATACCACGTACCGCATTGATAAAGCCACTGTTAAAAAGTTGGTATTCATTGCCAGCTGGCAACTTGTCGGTCATTACTTGTGCCTGGTCCAGACTTTCGAGCGCTTTATCATACAATTCCATTTGTTGATATTGTACTGCGATAGAATTCAGAATCTTAATTTTCGTCGTTGGTAGCGCGTCCGTATTGATGAGGTTAGCCGCTTTTAAAATGTAAAACAAAGAACTGTCAGTGTTCCTTTTGACAATATAAGCGTTAGAGATCAACATATAAAGATGAGCAACTTCATCTACCTTTTTTTCCTTTTTAAGAAGTTTTAGCGCAATAGAAATGGTTTCATCAGGTTGATCATAAACTTTAGTTCGCAAGGATTCTGTGCTACCTTGTGCCATCAACACCGTAGTTGCCAGTAAAATTAAAAGTTGAAATAATTTAGTTCGCGACATGTTTAATCTTTTCGTAAAGTTTGCATATATTCGTGTGGCGACATGCCGGTAACTGCTTTGAAAATATTGGTAAAAGCACTGTGAGAAGTAAATCCTCCAATTTCTGCGATATAACTAATCTTGTATTGCAGGTAACTTCGGTCGGTCGATAATAAATGAATAATGTATTTGATTCTCAATTCATTAATGTAAGAATTGAAGTTTTTGTCTTTGTACTTATTAATAATTTCAGAAAGATATTTGGTGTTGGTATTTAACTCACCAGCTAAAGTTGGCAACGACATATTATTGTCCAGATATTTTTTGGACTGTTCAAATTGCTGTAAACCATTTAGGATCTCTTTCTCCGTTTCTTTTGGGATAATGAGTTGTTTCTTAAGAGGCTCTTTCGCTTTTACTTCTTCTTTTGAAACTTCGGTTTGTTTAAAATTGATTGTTCTGAAAAACTTAATTTGTTTAATTAAAGTTTTGCTTTTTTGAACTTCCCGAATGAAAATGTAAACCATCAATAAAACCAGCAACAATGAAATTCCAATAATATAACGAAGTTGCATTTTCTTTTGATGAAGAATCACTTTATTATTTTCAGTAGATAATTCTGTGCTGAGCTTAATGAGTTCAAGCCGCGCTTCTTTTTTGTCTTCCTCCAGTAATTTTGAAGTTTCTCTGTATTTGTTTTTGTACAGTTCAAACTCTTCATTGTTTTTGATGACCAAATAATTCTTGGCCAAATCTTCGTAAATACTACTTTTTAAAGGGATGTAATTAATTTTGTCAATTGCATTTAAAGAACTATTTAAACATTCGATTGCTTGATCATAGTGCTGTTCTTCGAAAAATAACTGACCGCGAAACTGTTGAATTACTGAAAATAAATAGGTAGCACGTGGAAGTGAGCTTAAATCTTTTAAAAGGCGATCTGCAATTTTTCGGGCTTCTGGTCGGTTTCCTTTTTCTAAGGCGATAGTCGCTTTTAAAAACTCATTTTCTTTTAAAATTAAAACGAATGAATTTTTATTGTTTTTAGCAAAATTAGAACTTTTAAGTAGACTCTTTTCTGCTTCATCTAGTTTTTTAAGAGCGATTAAATTTCTGGTGTTTAGTTGAAATAATTTGGCATATACGGCATTAGAAACTTTTTTATCTGTACTCTTTGTATCTTGAAGTAGAGGTTCAATTATTTTCGAAGTTTGCTCATAAAGGTTTAAAAAATAGAACTCTCTGGCAATAATTAACCCGCTCAGTAATTCCTGATTTTCATTTTCCAGAGTTGATTTTTCGAATGCATCCCGAACGGATGATAAATAGTCGCCTTTCAATAAATAGGCACGTGTTAATATATCTTTGGTAAACCAGCCACCTCCGTCATTTCTAACTTCTTTTGCAGCATGAATTGCAACATCTGGATTTTCATAAAGTTTTATAAAACTGTTTTCCACACGCAATTCAAAATCCGAACGACTCTGAGCGGAAAGAAAATTGAGGCTCAGAAGGATTATTAAAAAGGGTTTTATAAAAATACGCATTGAGCAAAAATACTCTA is a window from the Kaistella flava (ex Peng et al. 2021) genome containing:
- a CDS encoding helix-turn-helix domain-containing protein, producing the protein MVGRSIEKLHQDPDAAIRSCKNINIKDDQHYDKLIIKSILAEAYSFKGNYVDAVQIALENVNAPELLQQKDQLLINLGVIQCFQDVNLHEQSETLVTPILKDYSQAKNNKSYKSAKVYQLHASNLFALKNYDKALENIALSNNYIRFTSPNSYSTFCENKILTGKIYSQLKDYKTAERYFGEVASILKAHPNNSYLLATTYLNQSDLLFEKKEYFAAAELLEKALEKVSNADFLILKNKIYSGLAKNYLALKENDKHKDYQKKHDDSQTIIEENRKEAIRNIMKLSQGFQTQNYNTYISKKQELTYIYLGIALLIISTIFFFNYQEKQKKKMLEKQVLFFENQKSILKRKEDKIAEPEKINTKKALVIPKEKEDHLLQKLNEFEESEQFLAKNMSLALLAAQLETNTKYLSEVINKFKGKNFTTYINELKINHIAHLISSDLAYRQYKISYLAEFAGFTSHSTFTVVFKSVTGMSPNEYIQQVNKRQIR
- the trpS gene encoding tryptophan--tRNA ligase, which gives rise to MSRILTGIQATGTPHLGNLLGAIIPAIELSKKPENESFLFIANLHSLTQIKNAEELKQNTYEIAAAWLACGLDTNKTFFYRQSDIAETCELTWYLSCFFPYQRLTLAHSFKDKADRLDDVNAGLFTYPVLMAADILLYDAEIVPVGKDQLQHLEMARDMGARFNHQMGEVFVLPQAELQEDTKYVPGTDGQKMSKSRGNIINIFLPEKELKKQVMGIDTDSKSLEEPKDPATDKVFALYELIATPEQTEILRQKYLAGNFGYGHAKTELLNLILTRFEKERELFTYYMNNLPELEEKLQEGAAKTKVIALETLARVRKSVGV
- a CDS encoding YjjG family noncanonical pyrimidine nucleotidase — its product is MKIQHIFFDLDNTLWDHRGNAYLTLKEIFKRQKVHDKYNLDFEDFHREYFTINERLWEQIRDGEIDKEYLRKHRFYDSFLFFGVDDFELSQTFEHNFLDEILNYNDLVEGAFEVLEYLYDKGYKLHILSNGFKEVTHKKCELSGIQNYFQTITSADEINIRKPQPEIYDYALKKANATVEESMMIGDDWIADVEGGKSFGLKVIYFDVFDDKFEAEDVQIIKKLIELKELL
- a CDS encoding helix-turn-helix domain-containing protein; protein product: MENSFIKLYENPDVAIHAAKEVRNDGGGWFTKDILTRAYLLKGDYLSSVRDAFEKSTLENENQELLSGLIIAREFYFLNLYEQTSKIIEPLLQDTKSTDKKVSNAVYAKLFQLNTRNLIALKKLDEAEKSLLKSSNFAKNNKNSFVLILKENEFLKATIALEKGNRPEARKIADRLLKDLSSLPRATYLFSVIQQFRGQLFFEEQHYDQAIECLNSSLNAIDKINYIPLKSSIYEDLAKNYLVIKNNEEFELYKNKYRETSKLLEEDKKEARLELIKLSTELSTENNKVILHQKKMQLRYIIGISLLLVLLMVYIFIREVQKSKTLIKQIKFFRTINFKQTEVSKEEVKAKEPLKKQLIIPKETEKEILNGLQQFEQSKKYLDNNMSLPTLAGELNTNTKYLSEIINKYKDKNFNSYINELRIKYIIHLLSTDRSYLQYKISYIAEIGGFTSHSAFTNIFKAVTGMSPHEYMQTLRKD
- a CDS encoding tetratricopeptide repeat protein; the protein is MSRTKLFQLLILLATTVLMAQGSTESLRTKVYDQPDETISIALKLLKKEKKVDEVAHLYMLISNAYIVKRNTDSSLFYILKAANLINTDALPTTKIKILNSIAVQYQQMELYDKALESLDQAQVMTDKLPAGNEYQLFNSGFINAVRGMIYRNQSNPDLALEKFKLAAQNFHKLKFDKKSSANLSIIYYNIGNCFIDLSQFQKAISYFKDAEKYALLFKANSLEAYALKGQGESLFLMHQYDESLRALYKAEQLGEPSGDLVLNEGIFKLLANNNLAINDFKKFQDYNSKYLDVQKKLEQNELKSLNRYLNTQNLEQHEINSKVRKEYGGYQWIAVISAFVLLAFLFIIIYKLRKKNRRQKKIIEKLTKSKVAL
- the metK gene encoding methionine adenosyltransferase: MSYLFTSESVSEGHPDKVADQISDALIDNFLANDPTSKVACETLVTTGQVVLAGEVKSSAYLDVQDIARRVINGIGYTKGEYMFAGDSCGVISAIHEQSSNINQGVDRAHENDDFETKANLQGAGDQGMMFGYATNETANYMPLALDLAHTILKELAVLRRESDAVKYLRPDAKSQVTIEYSDDHKPVRIDSIVVSTQHDDFGSDEAMSAKIEKDMIEILIPKVRAKQSKEIQDLFNDKIKYHINPTGKFVIGGPHGDTGLTGRKIIVDTYGGKGAHGGGAFSGKDPSKVDRSAAYAVRHMAKNLVAAGVADEILVQVSYAIGVAEPCGLYVNTYGTSKLGLHDGEIAERVQKIFDLRPYAIEQNLKLRNPIYQETASYGHMGREPYVADKTFRRANGEEFTVKDLEFFTWEKLDKVEEIKKEFNL
- a CDS encoding T9SS type A sorting domain-containing protein; protein product: MKKIYSTMLVLCGLGFASSQVFNTGDYATMDDVSDTGVAVGNVMNVLHVMWNEGTGLVTIGEVTGDEQISGTTSISKDAKYVSGTMVNPDTGKSEMARYNTTTGTWTYLGTINPDGDGTSAWGMTSDGSAIVGLGFVSGWEAHAMKWTQATGIVDLGSTTPTRSSRANAISDDGTVIVGWQDDDYGDRFAVYWKDNVQSFIQKENSSFTGEGQAVTPDGNTIVGTSEEEEGAFVWNAADGYISIKHPDPMYIGGASGVSDDGKTVIGYFRPWGAPATSGEGFIWTKETGRINLNDYVASLGYDDLGMTFALPLGISPNGQYIAGLGTSGNGLSGFVIKLPTNLATAVAQNKSKVGIYPNPVKNIVTITNADKLTNVEVYNAAGQKVKSSEVLKNNQLDLSGLSKGAYILKINNAGKTETIKFIKE
- a CDS encoding RNA polymerase sigma factor, encoding MINNTDSWLISNFKNGDEKALAVLIERHQKEIFTFIFYKLMDETLANDIFQDTFMKIIVTLKEGRYNEEGKFVLWAKRIAHNLVIDHFRLKAKHNKVSETSYDNEEFSIFDLISGQEENIEEQLISRQIQEDLMKMLDYLPENQQEVIRLRFFDGLSFKEIADQTDSSINTTLGRVRYALINLRKIMDEHQIVLTR